TAGCTTATATAAAAGTTGCTTCTTTTATGCAAGAAAGGAGGTTGCATGAAAGGAATGAGATTAGGCTTTTGCTTTAGAAGGGTGGCATGGGGTCAAGAAAGCATAGACTTTTTCAGTTCCTATTTGAATATTATCTTAACATCAtctgatgacaatgatgatgatgatgacactGATAATAATGATTACTGCAGATCTAACATTCTCTGAAGtcctattatatgccaggcatttcATACAGTTTTCTGCATTATTTCTCACAATACAGTCTTGTAGGTTATATATGGTcatactcattttatagatgaatgtACCAATTTGACCTCACACTTCTTATGAACAGGAAGTCCAATTCTTTTCCTATTATATTGGGTCCACCTTTTTAGATGATGGACTTCCAGGGCAAAGTAACTGATTATGTCAAATCTTCTCAGTATGTGACCTGTCCCCAACCAGAATCCATTGATTCTCAACACCATCcctggatgatgatgatgatgatgatgatgatgttgacaGCAATGATGGCGGTGGAGAGGACATTTTCTGTTTGATCTAACAGTCTTATGTCTGGGGGCCCCATGAATGGCCAGGTCTCCGAGAAGGTAGTTATCCTCCAAGAAAGAGGATAAATAATTTATACAAGGTCACATACCAATAAGGAGAAGAGCCCAAACTGGAACCCAGGTTTATCCGACACTACGGCCATATACTTAAATCACTTTTTTCCTTCCTAAACCCAAGGATTTGAATTTCATCTTTGTCTTATTGTTCAAACAATCCTTTAGGCTATCAGAAATTTCGTAATGTTTCCTCAGATGACAGACCTAAAGAATAAGGCTCACAGTTGGATTACTTTCTGCATGATCAATGCCTTAAAAAGGCATCTTCACACCAATTCGCAGTTGACTGTCCTGACCCCCAAGTCGTGAGCTGGGCCTGCAGTGCAAGTGAGTTTTCAGATAGGAGGGGACACCCATTTTCTCCTGAGTTATAAGACCACATGTCTTTGCAAGTTCCCTTTACCTGGTGTCTCCTGTGCTTCAGGGCCTGGGCTGGCTCAGGCATCAGATGCTCTGCACCAGGAAGACACAGAGCTAAAGTCCTTGCAGAACCAACCAAAAGGCCAGGGCACATCGAGGCCTTTCTAGGAGTCTGCACAAGGTGGGTGGGAGAGGGATGGGTGAGGTTTTGTGTGCTGTCTAACTCTGTTTTTGCCCCAGTTGTCTTGTGGGCTACTTCACTGGACTCTGAGAGAAGGGTCAGACCCTTCTGCTTCAACCCCAAGTTACCTGGTCAGACCTGTTCAGACATCTGCTTGCTCAAAGATTATCCCAACCAATGTTTTCAACTGGAAAGTTATGgagctttttcttttcccctacaAAATGTTCCccagaagagaaagggagaaggagggaaaggcaAAGTGCTCTGACCTGAAATAGGACAGTCATCCTCCTCCACATATGTCTGTTCAGGATAGCCTGGCCGTTAGCCTTAGGAGAGCCTAGTACCTGCTGCAGACTAGAGTGGAAGGACAAAGTCAGAAGTCTTGCTCGGGCCAACCCTTTAACATCCTGTCTGAGCACCACTCTCTGAGGGCTGGGGGGAGGATTTATCCTCTCGTAAAACTGGTTCTGGTGAACCTGGAACtttatctcactccagttagaattcCAGTTCGACCAGCACCTATCAGGCTGCCATCACCTTGAAGAATGGTCTGGAGACATGAAGATTCCCTGAAAATGACATCATAtagtgaaaaaatagaaacagaagaaagcCAAGGGTGCAGGGTTGGCTCAATTGCTTTTTTGAGATGATTACTAAAAggtaattttgaatttatttctgataCATTTTACTCATACTGGGAGGAGGCAATGCATGGCTAAACATGGTGTTCACTCAATAAAAAGGCATCTTATGTTACATTCCTCCCCCTAGCTTTTTATCTTGTCTTTCTTTGTTAACAGGAAccttaaaaattttatgtatagaTGTGtccatcttttcctttaaaaattcatACTTAAAACAGTAAATGCTTGTATAGGCCTTCTATTTCCTGAATGTCAGCAAGCATTCACCAAGATTTCCTGCCAATTATTTTGtagttaatatttgtaataacGAAAAGCATATTGTATTACTAGTGGTTCTCATTCTTCAATCCATATCATCACCTGCAGGAGTTTGCAAGCTATAATTTTACAGCCTACCTCCAGAAAATGTGGGTCAGTGGGCCTTATGTGGGGCCCAGACATCAGCATTTTCAAGACACTCCCCAGCAGATTCTGATGCAGGTGATTATTATGAAATACTTTGATAATAAAACATTTGGAGTACAATCTATTCTCTGCCCTGTTTCTTCTTGGAATTGCTTGTCATAactctagagaaataaaaatacttgtaGATTATTCAGCAAGTAATCTGATTTGGACAAACCTGCTAGCTCTTAGTAGCaatcaaaaaatcaattaaatattaaaacacaatGTGCCAGCTAAACACCTACAAGTATCCATATGTGGGATACCAAGAGGAAGAGGTAGTCTTTGCTTGTTCTACAGGGGAAATATAATCTCTAACATTTATATAATAGTATTCTACTTCAAGTACATTTATAAGGTTCTTACCgactttgaaagttttttttaaccACAGGTCAACAGGAGAAGAGATGGAATTAAGGGGACTGTTCCTTAAATCTGTTCCCTGCATCACTTTGTGTAATTTATATATGTTCCCCAACAGTCTTCTGAACTAGTAAAGCCTGCCCAGGAGCCTTCAGGAAGAGATCATCCCAAGAGGACAAATCCTCATTCCTTAGACTTAGAGCAAAAACTGTGATTACAACATGATGTCTTTGACTCAAACTTATACCCCAGTCCAAATCCCAAATGGAGTCATCACATCTGACTCCTGTGGAGAGGAAGGGTCTTGTGATTGAAAACAGAAGGGGTTGTTTTGCTAAGGGCTCCGAAGGACATTGTGGCCCAAGCAACCCTAGAGAAGTCCCACCTGTGTTAAGTATCACTATAAAGCAGAGAGAAGCTTTAGAAGACAGTGAGAGTTCAACCTACTGAGGACTCCAGGGAACTCGGTGGAGTTTTGGCCCTAAAGGACTGCAGTGCATCAGCAGGAGTGGGGCCAGCAGAGAGCACAGCATTCAGCAGAAGAGGCAGCAATGTTAGGCAGGCATGGCAGGACCCAAGGGAGGAGATAGGGTTCACTAGCAGAGGACTGATAGGGAAGCCCCCACCTCTGCCTACTGGACTTGTTCCTGAGTACAAGTCGCGTCATGCCAGGCCCTCCCTTAAATATTGGTGCTTCTATAGTGGGTTGGGATTCCGTACGCACGGGTGGGAACGAGATCCCACTGAGCACAACTGTTACTGCCTCATTTCTTCCCCACTGCAGCCCCGTgaagcaaatattttccccatgaAAAGACTGAGTCTTAAACGTGTGTATCTGTAATAATTGCCAGTTTATTCCTCTGGCTAAGAGATCCAGAGGTAATTTGaggtttacatttcttttttattgttctttcatCAAGAGTTTAGGTGCCCCCATTGCCCTCATAAGCTGGTTGCAAATTATTTGACTCTTACTtgtaaaaaaaatccttaattctttttgtgtgtgagacaCGTGTTCATTAAAAAGCACATATAatataagcaaaaagaataaaaagaagaaaacaaataaaatttcacaCCACACAGAAATAAGCTTGGTTAAGTTTTTGATATATGTTATATggatgtatgtatacacacacgcacacacacaaagtttGGAATTTTATCCTATATATGTGAGCTGATATTAAATATGCTGCTTTGCCATAACCTGTTATGTTTCACTTTACAACATGGAATGAACACATTCCCATGCAAATGTGTGAAAGTTTCCAATTGAAAAATAGACCTGGAAAATGGgtcaaaatccaaaatccaatgAGGTGCTGGTACCAAGGAAACtatctaaaacaaaatttcatcagattattaaaagtaaaatggagGTCAAAGATACATCAGAAAATGCTAACAGAAAGAAAGCTGGGGCCAGATTTTAATATTAGGCAAAAATGAATTCAAGGCCTAAAGCACACAGGATAAGGACGGCTGCGTGAATGTCTTTGCTTCCAATGCATCATCACAAACTTGTTTCTTACTCTTCTTATCTCTTCCCTAAGCCTTTCAAGCTCACCTACTCCTCTTATCATTTCTTCAGGGTTCAAATGCCTAACGGGTGTGTCCTCTTTAAATCCCTGGCCAGGTTGATTCGGCTCTCCTCTGGGgtttccttctgcctcctggcttaTACCTTCTTCGGAAGGTTGAGGATTTCCTTCTGCCTCCTGTGGTATATCCTCCAAAGGGCGATCTTCCTCGGCCTTTGGCATGTTCTGTGGTTTTCCCTCATTTTCTTCACAAGACTTTTGCatattgagtatttttaatttcctttttgaataaattaatcctagaaaacaaggaaacaaaactacTAGATTCCAGGCAAACAGACCAGCAACCAGAGTATGGGGTCCCATAGCGACTGGCCTTTTCTGACTCAGTACCCTAATTGTCAAAAGTTTTCCAACTAGAGAAAGCTGGATCCTCAGGCTCAGAACTCCCCTGACTCCACCTCCCTTCCCGCCCCCTTTAGTTCCAGCTCCAtctttctcctcctgctcctgcccacCATCTTCCCAGCAGGCCCTGCTACAAGCTTCTCCTAATACTGAAATGGGAGCAGTACGGAAGCAATTAACCCTTCTCCCGCCTCTGGTTTCCAACACTCCCGCCCTTCAGACTTTCCCAAGCCCTCTCAACCTCCAGCCTCTCACCTGAGAGGGTTGGTCCAGTCTCTGGTCTCCCCTCCCAGTTCAGCGTCTCTTAAACCTCCCCCTCCCCCGCCTCATTTCCGCTGCAGGCTCGGCACCGGCCTCTGGCGCTTAATCCGGACGGGGAGAGGCTGCTGCGACCCCGGGATGTGCTTTGGTGTCACTCACACTTCCACCCCCACCCAAAGAGACCCGAAGCAATTGCACCTTTACAAAAACTGACCTGCAGGGATTCAGGggattttcctctctcttccctcacctCGATTTGTGTCGCGCccaaaaaaccaaatatcctgcAGACAGATGGGAGTGTTTGGTGAGCAGGCTAGTACCTGGATCACGGGTCCCTTTCATGATTCTAGGCCTTGTTGGTGTAAAGTTTCCCACGTCCTCATCCTCGCCCTCCTCTTATGGCAACCCCGCCCTCATCCGTGCCCACCGTTTTTCTGCAAGCAGGGAGTAGGAAAAGCAAGTTTCTTCCAAACAGTTTCTATGTCTCTCTCTCAGGACCCTTAATTAActacccttctctctctccacccgCCATCCCCCACCAAACAGCCCCAAATTTCCTGCACAAAATGGGAGTTTGGCGGAACAGCAGTGAGGAAAGCAGTGCCGGCCCCGCTTGCTTTCTGCTCTCAGCCTCCTCGACCCCAGGGTCTCCAGGTCAGCGCCCACCTTTATACTAACCTGAAAGGATCTTGGGCacttttctccttctccagcaATAGGGAGCTGCTACAGGGAAACAGGCCCTGGACTATAAGGACTTCTGCACACGTCGACTCCTGGTCACGTGAGAGTCGCGTCATCACTGAGCTCGAGTCCCCAGTTACCCCTCCCATTAACACTGCAGCCCGCCCTCTGCGTTCCCTCCACTTGATACTGTCAATCTTTTTTCGTATTTGCCAATCAGAGACAATAAACTGTTATCTTCTCCCTGGAGTATTTATTCGCCTTTCTCAGATTACCAGGAGGATCAGCCTTTTAGGGGTAATCGATCATTTCTCCTTCTTTGGGGAATCATCTCTTTCTCCGGCTCCCAATAATCTCACCTCCCCTCCTCCAAGACCCCTACAGTCCACCATTTCCCCTGGAATCCTATCCAGCATTGAAATGGGCAAAGGTGGTAGATCGGGAAGCGGGGCTGGAAAAGAATCTAAGGTTGAAAGTGGAGGATTTGACTAGTCCTTTTGAATAGTTTTCTGTTGTGTTCTATGTTTTCAGCGATCAGCgtacttttaaaaatggtatcAGAAAACGGATGCCTCATAAGCAATATGTAACACTTAATATGGAGGATAAATTAGTTATATCAATGTGTAAGACTTTGGAAAAGTTTTCTAATGGCTGGAAATGAAATGACAGTATTCACAACATATTGATgtgttagaattttttaaaatcttaccaaACGGCACTTAAAAAATTGACTCCCAAATTGATGTGTGGAAGGAGGCCCAGTTTTCTCTTGTTGGCAATTTTGTATAGGTAATCTACTACTCTTTCTATTTCTGGCAGAACTCAAGTTATCAAGTGTTCGATGTATGATCTTTTTCATTGATGGTGGCATCCACTAAGGTTTCACTTGGAGACTTCAGGCAGACTTCCTCCCCATTTCCCCTGTAGGATTCAGTATCTTGTTAATCAGATAAGTCCACAGAAAAGCTTGCTTTCCACTGAGTAAACTTCTTTTGGaactcaaagaaaaatgtttcttggaaaacattttgttgTTGGGAAATAACTCATATATTCATGAAACGCTCAGAAAAGAAAGAGTTCCCTGTATCTCACCATCAGGCATGAGGCTTCTTTGCGTggcattttcattcattcatggcACTCTTGAGATAGTCTGGTATCATCCACTGTGTCCCATTAAAAGAACTATTTACATGCATAATTGTTATGATtagaaagcaaagagaacaacATTGCTGTAAAAACTAATATTAAACAGGAAACTGATATCCCTGAAACTCAGAATCCACTGGTACTTGGAAGGATGGTGGTGCCTGGAGTGGCATTCTGGCCAATGGAGCCAGCTGGAGAGTCAGAAGAAGGCAGAGGGGGTCTTTTGTCTAGGGTGGTCACAGCAGGATACCTCAGTCAACAATAACACCCaccagagaggagaaaggaagggttggaaaaaataaatattttttggacTTAATGATTCATAGTTGAAGCATGACAAATTTCTTCCACATTTGAGGGATAAATGTTCTATTGTTTGAGAGAgagctttttaatataaatataactagCAAATTATAAAGATTTAATCATTACCTATCACCAAATGTTTCCACTCTTTTAAATGTAACCAATTCAGTGAGGAACAACtctgatcttttaaaagaaaaattattagcaGCAAAAtggactttgtgtgtgtgtacacttcTATGAAGTTTAACCAATGTATGGATTTGTTTAACCACCACTGCAATCAGATCACAGTTCAATCACCCGCAGAAACTCCTGCATGCTGTCTCTCGTAGTCCTATTTTACTGCCTTCCCTaaactctggcaaccactaatataTTCCCCATTACTATACTTTTGTCTTATTCAGAATATTATgtaaatgatttcattttcaaatttctgtGCACTGGCTTCTTTTgggattggcttctttcactcagcataatgccctGGACATTCATTtaagttgttgcatgtatcaatagtttattcttctctttctgctgagtagtattctgttatTTAGCTATTCCAcagtttgcttattcattcacctgCTGAAGGACATTTGAGTTGTACCCAGCTCTAAGCAATTATGAAAAGAACTGCTATAAATATCCATGTACAGATTTAGGCCCTTATTGCTTCACTTCTGGACTTCCTGCCTCCAGTGCCTCCCTCTCTCGCTTTAATCCACCTTACACATTACCTTGTCCCTGCTTTCAATGGTCATTCTCCTGCTCAGTGACCCTGGATGGTAACCCCACCATTCACCACATAAATCCTACACTCCTTATCTTGACATTCAGCCTCCATCAGAATTGAGCCTCAGGACATGTTTCTAGCCTCATCATCTCCTTCTCTGCCCCATCCAAAATAAACCCTTACTTCAGTGtctacagaaacagtgagatcaaattaaaaaatttaaaaataatagtattaaaCCCTTAGTCACTGTGCCCAAGCATGCCTTATACTTTTCTCTTTGTCATTGTttgccattttcttcttcctgattgccctcctcttcctcctagaTCCTGGTCCTGCTCGTTCTTAGAGGCCAAGACCTGATCATCCAGCCTCTGAAGCTGGAAGTGATCTCTCCCTCCTCTGTCATTGCTGCACATGAGATCTGCACCTTTCGTGTAACCCTTAACAAAGGTTACCTTGTAcctttccgtgtgtgtgtgtgtgtgtgtgtgtgtgtgtgttgagagtgGAGGGTATCTAACCAGAAAGATGGTCAGCTGTGAGTTGAGGGTAGGGGGCAAGCATCAGGCTCCAGCTATTATGCTTCTTTGGTGGTTCTAGTACTGTTAAATAGTGGGTCTCTCAGGCATCTCAGGGTCTCAGAAAGAGCTATTTGCCATTTGGCTCACAGACAAACTTCATTTTGCCTGCACAAAATTGAAGCAGAAGTTTTATTGTACTCTCCTTTACTTATTCTGCTTTACACATAGCCACAGCAATACTAATACTATGTTTATGGAGCTATTGGCAAAGGTTATTGACCTTGTCTTCCTAAATACTCACAGTAGAGATTAGTTAGCTCACTGGTACACACCTGACAAAGAGTCAGGTGATACAGGCCTTCACCTTCATCCTTGTGCCTGCGCAATTTCAGTGTGTCAATATAACACTCAGCTGCCTTTGAAATTAAGTCAgtcagagtagattttaaatataagt
This portion of the Macaca thibetana thibetana isolate TM-01 chromosome X, ASM2454274v1, whole genome shotgun sequence genome encodes:
- the TCEAL8 gene encoding transcription elongation factor A protein-like 8 isoform X1, which encodes MKGTRDPGLIYSKRKLKILNMQKSCEENEGKPQNMPKAEEDRPLEDIPQEAEGNPQPSEEGISQEAEGNPRGEPNQPGQGFKEDTPVRHLNPEEMIRGVGELERLREEIRRVRNKFVMMHWKQRHSRSRPYPVCFRP
- the TCEAL8 gene encoding transcription elongation factor A protein-like 8 isoform X2; the protein is MQKSCEENEGKPQNMPKAEEDRPLEDIPQEAEGNPQPSEEGISQEAEGNPRGEPNQPGQGFKEDTPVRHLNPEEMIRGVGELERLREEIRRVRNKFVMMHWKQRHSRSRPYPVCFRP